The Salegentibacter mishustinae genome includes a window with the following:
- the gldC gene encoding gliding motility protein GldC: MSEFKKSEINIEVVTDENRVPEEITWSAEDGNVYKEDAKALMLSVWDSKSQETLRIDLWTKDMPVDEMKKFFHQTLVSMSDTFNRATQDEKMTATMKDFCDYFAEKLEITQK, from the coding sequence ATGTCAGAATTTAAAAAGTCAGAAATAAATATAGAAGTGGTAACCGATGAGAATCGAGTGCCAGAAGAGATTACCTGGAGTGCTGAAGACGGAAATGTCTATAAAGAAGATGCCAAGGCTTTAATGCTTTCGGTTTGGGATAGCAAATCTCAGGAAACACTGCGAATAGATCTTTGGACTAAAGATATGCCGGTAGATGAAATGAAGAAATTCTTTCACCAAACGCTTGTTTCTATGAGCGATACCTTTAATCGTGCAACACAGGACGAAAAGATGACCGCCACGATGAAAGATTTCTGCGATTATTTTGCCGAGAAATTAGAAATCACTCAAAAATAA
- the gldB gene encoding gliding motility lipoprotein GldB — MCKKIIFLFCIVAFVSCNKEAEIEKEIAEVPVEFEVVRFDRQFAEAKPEDIPELKQEYPFLFPQQFSDSVWIEKLNDTIQQEIDREVGKAFPSFENKKAELHSLFQHIKYYFPQFEAPKVFTVTSEVDYKNKVILQDDYLFISLDTYLGEDHHFYIGIQEFLKKNFKKEQILPDVANAYAEKYLDRPESRTFLAHMVYYGKLLYLKDRFIPEVPDAEKIGYTAEEFTWAQNNEAQIWRYFVENELFFDTDTELYSRFLYPAPFSKFYLQLDADSPAMLGQYIGWQIVRSYMDKTDASLEELIATDAETIFNKANFKPRK; from the coding sequence ATGTGTAAGAAAATAATTTTCCTATTCTGTATTGTCGCCTTTGTTTCCTGTAATAAGGAAGCTGAAATTGAAAAGGAGATCGCAGAGGTGCCGGTAGAGTTTGAGGTGGTGCGTTTTGATAGGCAATTTGCCGAAGCTAAACCTGAAGATATTCCGGAGCTAAAACAGGAATATCCTTTTTTGTTTCCGCAGCAATTTTCAGATAGTGTTTGGATAGAAAAACTGAATGATACCATCCAGCAGGAAATAGATAGAGAAGTTGGTAAAGCTTTTCCTTCTTTTGAAAATAAAAAGGCAGAACTTCACAGTCTTTTTCAGCATATAAAATATTATTTCCCACAATTTGAAGCGCCAAAAGTATTTACGGTAACATCAGAAGTTGATTACAAAAACAAGGTGATTCTGCAGGATGATTATTTATTTATTTCACTGGACACCTATTTAGGAGAGGATCATCATTTCTATATTGGAATTCAGGAGTTCTTGAAGAAGAATTTTAAGAAGGAACAAATACTTCCGGATGTTGCCAATGCATATGCCGAAAAATATCTGGATAGACCCGAGTCAAGAACTTTTCTAGCGCATATGGTTTACTACGGAAAACTATTATACTTAAAAGACAGGTTTATTCCTGAAGTACCTGATGCAGAAAAAATAGGGTATACTGCAGAAGAATTCACCTGGGCGCAAAATAACGAAGCCCAGATATGGCGGTATTTCGTAGAGAACGAATTGTTTTTTGATACCGATACCGAACTTTATTCGCGGTTTCTATATCCTGCACCTTTTTCAAAATTTTACCTGCAGTTAGACGCCGATTCTCCGGCAATGCTGGGGCAATATATAGGATGGCAAATTGTGCGTAGCTATATGGATAAAACCGATGCATCTTTAGAGGAATTGATAGCAACAGATGCCGAAACAATATTTAATAAAGCCAATTTTAAACCAAGAAAGTAA
- the nadE gene encoding NAD(+) synthase — MQTEKVVDHIVNWLKDYATNAGMNGFVLGISGGIDSAVTSALCAKTGLRTLCLEMPIHQHTDQVTRAQQHIGWLKTHYANVSNLEVNLTPVFDNFKKAVPAVENSEALELTLANTRARLRMSTLYYFAGLHSYLVAGTGNKVEDFGVGFYTKYGDGGVDLSPIADLLKTEVYEIAKFLEITEEIVTAAPTDGLYGDTRTDEDQIGASYPELEWAMEEAENGKSVEDFEGRKKEVFKIYESRHRANSHKMNPIPVCTIPVNLKK, encoded by the coding sequence ATGCAAACTGAAAAAGTGGTAGACCACATAGTTAACTGGTTAAAAGACTACGCTACAAATGCAGGAATGAACGGTTTTGTACTTGGAATTAGTGGCGGGATCGACTCTGCAGTAACTTCAGCACTTTGTGCAAAAACCGGTTTGCGCACACTTTGTCTTGAAATGCCAATACACCAACACACCGATCAGGTAACCAGGGCGCAACAACATATTGGCTGGTTAAAAACTCATTATGCGAATGTGAGCAACCTGGAAGTTAACTTAACGCCGGTGTTCGACAATTTTAAAAAGGCAGTTCCAGCTGTGGAAAATTCTGAAGCTTTAGAGCTTACTTTAGCGAATACCAGGGCAAGATTAAGAATGTCTACACTATATTATTTTGCCGGCTTGCATAGTTACCTTGTAGCTGGTACCGGCAATAAAGTAGAAGATTTTGGCGTAGGGTTTTATACTAAGTATGGAGATGGCGGTGTAGACTTAAGTCCAATTGCCGACCTTTTAAAAACAGAGGTTTATGAAATCGCCAAATTTCTGGAAATAACAGAAGAGATAGTAACCGCTGCACCAACTGACGGACTTTATGGCGATACGCGTACAGATGAAGACCAAATAGGCGCATCTTATCCAGAATTAGAATGGGCCATGGAGGAAGCGGAAAATGGTAAATCTGTCGAAGATTTTGAAGGACGCAAAAAAGAAGTTTTTAAAATATATGAAAGCCGACATCGCGCTAACTCTCACAAAATGAATCCGATACCCGTGTGCACTATACCCGTTAATCTTAAAAAATAA
- a CDS encoding response regulator — protein MSTVLIADHHPVVHEGIRYILKNNPALEVVGSVHSGMELYGFLSERQPDVLIIEIDLPEINGINALRTIKNDYTKTKILVCTGHPEEVYALSAIKAGAAGYISKMAKPEELEKAIYQVARGGIYLNKKITDKLNAGMSPGRNLIAKFKKLSTRESEVLNLISSGKRNKDIAEALSINEKTVSTYKTRLLKKLQVDNVADLITRSRLLQISTT, from the coding sequence ATGAGTACAGTATTAATTGCAGATCATCACCCTGTGGTGCATGAGGGTATTCGATACATTCTTAAAAACAATCCAGCGCTAGAAGTTGTGGGTAGCGTGCATAGCGGGATGGAGTTGTACGGTTTCTTAAGCGAGCGCCAACCCGATGTTTTGATTATTGAAATAGATCTTCCAGAGATAAATGGAATAAACGCGCTTCGCACCATTAAAAACGATTATACTAAAACAAAAATCCTGGTTTGCACCGGGCACCCAGAAGAAGTTTACGCTTTAAGTGCTATTAAAGCGGGCGCTGCAGGTTATATTTCCAAAATGGCAAAACCTGAAGAACTTGAAAAAGCCATTTACCAGGTTGCCAGAGGTGGAATTTACCTCAACAAAAAAATTACCGACAAGCTCAATGCAGGGATGTCTCCCGGAAGAAATTTAATCGCAAAATTTAAAAAACTTTCAACCAGAGAATCTGAAGTTTTAAACCTCATCTCTTCGGGTAAACGAAATAAAGATATCGCCGAAGCTCTTTCCATAAATGAAAAAACAGTAAGCACTTATAAAACAAGGTTACTTAAAAAATTACAGGTAGATAACGTGGCCGATCTAATTACGCGTTCTCGCTTATTACAAATAAGCACTACATAA